In the Halorubrum ruber genome, CGGCGCGGGAGCGACCGAAGCGGACGACTGACCGCCCTCCTTTTTCGCCGCTCGGGTCGGCAGAGAAGCTGACAGCCGACCGGCGACCGCCGGCTATCGGATCCGGATCTGCGTGGCGTCCTCGTGGCGCTCGTCGGCGTCGGGGACCGGGACGAACACGGAGACCGTGTGGTCGCCGCGCTCGGCCCGGACGGACCGATCGAGGCCGTCGTCGTCGGAGCGGCGGAACCGCCCGTTCCACGTGACCGTCGCGCGCTTCGTCTCGCCGGCCCGGAGCGACAGCGAGGACTCCTCGGCGGAGACGTAGCGCCGCTCGTCGGTGGCCTCTAAGACGCCGTCGACAGCCCACCCCCACAGGCGGCGGGTCGTCGTGGGGACCTCGACCGGGACCGGCAGGCGGTTTCGGATCGCGACGGTGATCGCGACCGGCTCGTCGGGGGCGTACTCGGCGGCGTCGGTGCTGACGGTCACCTCGATCGCTCGCCGCGCCACCGAACGGGGCACGACGCGGCCGAGGGCCTCGGAGAGGTAGTTCTTCGTCTCGTCGAAGCCGGTTCGGTCCGTCCGACCGTCGTGTCGTCTGTCGACCATGTGGGTCTCTGAAAGCGGGAGATCGGGAGCGTCGACCGCCGTTCGGCTCGCCGTAGGCAGTTCGCGGTACTAAGCGTTCGGGTCGGCGCCGGGCGACGAGTCCGCGTCGAGCGAGGTGTCGGCGTCGCCGGAGCCCGACCGGCCGCCGTCGACCACCTCAACGAGCTTCATCAGGGGATAGCCGTCCTCCATCTCCATCCGCGTGCGGACGGTGACGCCCTCGTAGGCGATCCGCATCCGGACGTCCATCAGCGAGCCGGTGAGCTCGGTGTAGCCGTTCTCGTGGTCGATTGCGTCCGCGACGCGGTCGTCGTGGACCGTCACGTCGACCGCCTCGCAGTGCGGCTGGTTCTCGATCGCCTCCGCCATCGCGGCCTCTAGGCTCCGCGCGCTCGACGGGCTGACGGGCGTGCCGGCGAACTGGTGGTACAGCGAGCCGAACTTGATCCCCGCCTCGAAACACGCCTGCTGGGCGTCGGTTGCCATGCCGGAACGCGGCCGCGGGCGGGCAAGAAGGTTCGGACGGCGAGCGGAGGTGCGCGCCGAGGTGCGGGACGGACCGCGGTCAGCGGCCGACGATCAGCGGAAGCAGCCCGCCGTCGTCGTCGCCAGAGTCGTCGTCGCTCGTGTTGTCGTCCCCGGAGCCGCCGTCGCTCGTGTTGTCGTCCCCGGAGCCGCCGTCGCTCGTGTTGTCGCCGCCACCGTCACTGGTGTTTTCGCCGTCGTCGGTCGTGTTTTCACCGTCGCTCGTTCCGTCGTCGGAGCCGTCGGAGTCGGTCGAGTTCCCGGCGTCGCTCCCCTCGCCTCGGTCGAGCCCCTCGTCGAAGATGTCCGTCTCGATCGTCTCCTCGTATGTCAGCGCGTCCAGCGGGACGGTGAGCTCCTCGCCGGAGGGGAGCTCGACCACCGCGTAGAACTCGATCCGGAGGTCGCTCACCTGGTGGCCGTTGTCCGACTCGTTCAGGTGGGTCACCCACCACTCGTCGAGGCGCTCGTTGCGGAGCGCGGCGGACAGCTCGACCGTCTCGGAGCCGTACGAGGGGATGACGTACTCCGAGTCGGTCGAGCCGGAGCCCATCTCGACGTCGTTCATCGTCACGTCGTAGCCGATCTCGGAGACCACGTACGGTTCGAGGTTGGGATTGTACACGTCGAACTCCATCTCGATCGGCGTCTCTGCCTCGCTCACCGTTCCCCACCGCCCGCGCGTCTCGTTGACGTAGAGGACCGGGTCGTCGACGAGCGGCGCGTCGGCGTTCACGGGTCGCGTCTCCTCGGAAGCGAACGCGCCGATGAGGTCCGTCTCGACCTGCCGGGTGCGGGTGAGGTTCGTGCCCCGACCGAGGAGGTCGGAGGTGATCCGCGCGTCGATCGCGACCGTCGTCCGCTCGTCGTTCCGGACGTGGCTGGTCCACCACGGCGGGATCGCGTCGTTGTCCAAGTCGGTCTCGAACGCGATCGAGGAGTTCCCGGAGGCGACGCTGACCCCCTCGCGGCCGCCGCTCGCCATCTCGACGTCGTTCATCGAGACGGTGTAATCGATCGAGACGCCGTCGAGGCCGACCCCGATCGGGTTCGGGTTCGAGACGACTAAGTCGGTCTCGACGACCGTCGTCTCGTTGGTCACGTCGCCGAAGGAGTTGTTCACGGCGGCGACGCTCGGGACGCCGAGGACGCCGAGGGCGAACGCCCCGCCGACCGCGGCGGCGACGACCGCCAGCGCGACGACGGCGATCCGGAGCTTCCCCGCGGTGAGTGCCGAAACGATGCGGTCGAGAGCCATGTCCGTTCGTTTCGAGCGGCAGATAAAACCGTATCGTTCGCGAAAAACGGGCTCGGCGAGCGGATCGGTCGTCAGCCGGGGTCGACGGACGCGGTCGACGCGCGCGGTCGTCGGGCGCAGTCGACGCGCGGGGACGAGGAACCGAAGGCGTTTGGTGCGGCGGGCGGAACGGGCGGACATGAACCAGCTCCGCGTGAGCAGCGGACGAGTGCTCCGGCCCGACGGCCGGGTCGAGCGGGCGGACGTCGCGGTCGACCGCGACGAGGGAACGATCCGGGCCGTGGGGTCGCCGGACGAGGTCGACGACACGCTCGACGGGGCGGCCGCCGAGGCGCTCGACGCGTCGGGGTCGCTCGTGATCCCGGGGCTCGTCAACGCGCACACGCACGTCGCGATGACGCTGCTCCGCGGGTACGCCGACGACAAGCCGCTCGACCCGTGGCTCCGCGAGGACATCTGGCCGGCGGAGGCCGAACTGACGCCCGACGACGTCGAGGCGGGGGCCGAGCTCGGCGCCGTAGAGATGATCCGGTCGGGGACGACCGCGTTCGCGGACATGTACTTCGCGATGGACCGGGTCGCCGACGCCGTCGACCGCGCCGGGCTGCGCGCGCGGCTCGGCCACGGCGTCGTCACGGTCGGGAAGGACGACGCGGACGCCCGCGCGGACGTCGAGGAGAGCCTCGCGGTCGCCCGCGAGCTCGACGGCGCCGCGGACGGCCGGATCCGGACCGCGTTCATGCCGCACTCGCTGACGACGGTCGGCGAGGAGTTCCTGCGCGAGGGCGTCGCCGAGGCGCGCGAGGCGGGCGTCCCGGTCCACCTCCACGCCAACGAGACGACCGACGAGGTGGAGCCGATCGTCGAGGAGCGCGGGGAGCGACCGATCGCGTACGCCGACGACCTCGACGCGCTCGGCCCGGACGACTTCTTCGCGCACGGCGTCCACGTCGACGACTCCGAAATCGACCGGCTCGCCGCGGCGGGGACTGCGGTCGTCCACTGCCCGGCCTCGAACATGAAGCTCGCCAGCGGGATGGCCCCGGTCCAGCGCCTGCGAGAGGGGGGCGTGACGGTCGCGCTCGGCACCGACGGGGCGGCCTCGAACAACGACCTCGACCTCTTCGACGAGATGCGCGACGCCGCAATGTTAGGGAAGCTGGCCGCGGACGACGCGAGCGCGGTGCCCGCCGAGGCCGTCGTGGAGATGGCGACGCAGGGCGGCGCGGACGCTCTGAACCTCCCCGGCGGCCGGATCGAGGAAGGCGCGGCCGCCGACCTCGCGGTCGTCGACCTCGACGCGCCGCACCTGACGCCGGTCCACGACCCCGTCTCGCACCTCGCGTACGCGGCGCGCGGGAGCGACGTTCGCCACACGGTCTGCGACGGCCAGGTCCTCATGCGCGACCGCGAGGTCCTGACGCTCAACGCCGAAGCGGTCCAGAAGCGCGCCGCGGCCGCCGCGAGCGACCTCGTCGACCGCGTCGAATCGGCGTAGCGAGCAGTGCGACCGCGACCGAACGCGACACGCAAAGCCGACCCACGTCGGCAGTATTTAAATGTCGAACCGGGGTTCGCGTCCTATTTATAAATGAACGTGCGGTGGCGCGTGCCTGCGAGCGGCCGCCTCCAGCGGCCGCGAGCAGCACGCGCGAGGGACGCGGTGAGCGCTCGAAGAGCGCGAACCGCGAGGTTGGGGAGGTGTGAGGCGCTGTGCTGTGCGGGGCGGGACTCAAAGGGGCAGCCGCGAGGGCGGCGCAGGTGACGCAAGGACCGCAAGGAGGGAGCGGTAGCGACCGACTGAGGACCGCAGCGAGCGTGCGCCGCCCTCGCGGCTGGGGCTTTGGAGGTGTTCGCTGTCGATCCGCTATCAACCGTTTATAAGCGAACAGCTGAGGCTTTGGAGGTCATCGCCGCGAGATGGTCGCCTGCTTATAAACGAGGGAACACAACTCGGTCGAGCGCGGCAGTCCCGGAGACGTATCGCGCGCGAGCGGCGACAGACCCGAAGTTGGGAACGAACCCGGCACCGGTCACCGTCGAAACCACCGGCGAGCCCCGATCTACCAAAACAAACGCATCAGCGCCGTTAACCCGGATACAAACCGAATTAAACCGCGTTAAGCGAGTTCGCTTTTTATGTGTGAACAGGGGCTGGACCCGAGTGGACATGAGCGAACGCACGACAGCCATCCTACTGATCGCGGTCGTCGCGCTCGGCGCGATGACCGGCGTCGCGGCCGCCGACGGACAGTTCGACGTGGCCGTCGACACGGACGCGGACGGGACGTCGACGGTCACGGTGATCGAGAACGACACCGCCGTCGAGAACGCCACGGTCGTCGTGAGCGTCGTCGACGCGGAGAACGAGTCGTACGCGGGAGCGGGCGAGTACGAGACGGACGCGAACGGCACCGTCGACCTCGAAGCGCCCGAGGAGGACGTGACGGTCGAGGTCACGGCCGCCGCGGGTAACGACACCGCCGCGACGACGGTCGAGCTCGAAGCCCCTGACGGCCTCGAACTCGACGTGGCGGACACCGACGGCGAGCCGGTCGTCACCGTGACGGACAACGACACCGCGGTCGAGAACGCGACGGTGAACGTCACCGTTGCCGACCCCGCGAACGAGTCGTACGCCGGCACGGGCGACTACGAGACCGACGAGAACGGCACCGTCGGACTCCCCGCCGCCGAGGAGGACGTCACGGTTGACGTGACCGCGACGTACGAGAACGAGAGCGTCTCCGAGACGGTCGAGATCGAGGCGCCCGACGGCCTCGAACTCGACGTGGAGAACACCGACGGCGAGCCGATCGTCACGGTGACGAACGACGACGAGGCGGCCGAGAACGCCTCGGTCACCGTCGAACTCGCCGACGATGCGGGCGAGAACGCCTCCTACGCCGGCACGGGCGACTACGAGACCGACGAGAACGGCACCGTCGATCTCCCCGCCGCCGAGGAGGACGTCACGGTCGAGATCACCGCTGAGTACGAGAACGAGAGCGTCTCGACGACCGCCGACCTCACCGTCGGCGACGAGGGCGACGAGGCCGACGAGCAGGCGTTCGGCCAGCTCGTTCAGGAGTTCATCGACGGGCTCGAGAACCGCGACGGCGGCATCGGCAGCGCGGTCTCGGACTTCGTGACGGAGAACAACCCCGGTAACGCCCCGGACCACGCGGGCGGCCCCGGCGGCCCGGACGAGGCCGACGATGACGACGATGAAAACGAGAGCGACGCGCCGGGCAACGCGCCCGACCACGCGGGCGGCCCCGACGGCGAGGACGACGGCGAGCGCGGCCCGCCGGCCCACGCCGGTCCGGGCGGTGACGACGCGGATGACGACGATGCGGACGACGAGGAGGACGACGCCGACGAGGACGAGACGGAGAACGATGCGGACGATGAGGACGAGACGGAGGACGACGAGGCCGAAGAAGACGAAGCCGAAGCGGAAGACGGCGACGATGACGATGACGACGAAGACGAGACGGAAGATGACGACGACGACGGCGAGAGCGGCCCGCCGGACCACGCCGGCGGCCCCGGCGGTAACTGACGGCTCGAATCGATCGCCGAACTGACGGCTCGAACCGGCCGTCCCTCGAACGACGCGGATTTCTTTTCGCGGTCTCGGTCCGGTGTCGGCAGGGTTTAGTGCGCCGTGAGCGAAGCGAGAGGTATGAGCGAAACCGCGTATCCGCCGGTGTCACAGCACCTCTCGGACGTCGAAGCCGCCCGGGAGGAGGGGCGCCGGAAGATGGACTGGGCGCTCCAGCACATGCCGATCCTCAACGCGCTCCGCGACGAGTTCGTCGACGAGCAGCCGCTCGACGGCGAGACGATCGCGATGGCGATGCACGTGGAGGCGAAGACCGCGAACCTCGTCGAGCTGCTCGCCGAGGGGGGCGCCGAGGTGGCGATCACCGGCTGTAACCCCCTCTCGACGCACGACGACGTGTCGGCGGCGCTCGACGCCCACGAGTCGATCACCTCCTACGCGGTCCGCGGCGTCGACGACGAGGAGTACTACGACGCGATGCACGCCTGCATCGCCCACGGGCCCACCATCACCGTCGACGACGGGATGGACATGGTGAAGCTCGTCCACGAGGAGTACCCCGACCTCATCGACTCCATCGTCGGCGGCGCCGAGGAGACGACCACCGGCGTCGACCGCCTGCGCGCGATGGACGCCGACGGCGAGCTTCACTACCCCGTCTTCGCGGTCAACGACACGCCGATGAAGCAGCTGTTCGACAACGTCCACGGCACGGGCGAGTCGTCGCTCGCGACGATCGCGATGACGACGAACCTCTCGTGGGCCGGGAAAAACGTCGTCGTCGGCGGCTACGGCCAGTGCGGGAAAGGCGTCGCGAAGAAGGCCTCCGGCCAGAACGCGAACGTCATCGTCTGCGAGGTCGACCCCCGGAAGGCCTTAGAGGCCCACATGGAGGGGTACGAGGTGCTCCCGATGACGGAGGCCGCGAAGAAGGGCGACGTGTTCATCACGACGACGGGCAACCGCGACGTGATCACCCGCGAGCACTTCGAGGAGATGGACGACGGCGTCCTCCTCGCGAACGCCGGCCACTTCGACGTGGAAGTCAACCTCGACGACCTCGACGACCTCGCGGTCGACCGCTACGAGGTCCGCGACGGCGTCGAGGGGTTCGAGATGGAAGACGGCCGCGTCCTGAACGTCATCGCCGAGGGGCGGCTCGTCAACCTCGCGGCGCCCATCGCCCTCGGCCACCCGGTCGAGGTGATGGACCAGAGCTTCGGCGTCCAGGCGGTCGTCGTCCGCGAGCTCGCGGCGAACGGCGACGCGTACGACGCCGGCGTCCACGACGTGCCCGACGAGCTCGACCGCGAGGTCGCGGACATCAAGCTCGCCGCCGAGGGCGTCGAATACGACGAGCTCAGCGACGAGCAGCGCGAGTACATGGGGAGCTGGGAGCACGGGACGTGAACTACCCCTGCCTACTCGCCGCCTTCGGCGGCTCCTTGAGACAGGGGCTTCCTGCTTCCACGACACGCTTTGCAGGAACCGGGGTAGTTCCCGCAGGGAGCGCAGTCTCCACAGGCGTTTCTTCGGAGTGACCCACTCCTAGTTCGGTGAGTCCGCGAGAGAGAATGTTCCACGCTGCGTTTGCGTCTCTGTCTGCCTCGAAGCCACAGGCAGGACAGGAATGTTCTCGAACCCACAGCGGTTTGTCGGTTTCGACGCCACACTGAGCGCACTCTTTGGTGGTGCCATCTGGATCGACTTCCACGAAGTGCGTGCCTTCCCGTTCACACTTCGTTTCGAGCATGTCGGTGAAGGTAGTCCACGCAGCTGACGCCGTGTTGCGGCTGTTTCGCGGCGATTCGAGCATCCCTTTGACCTCAAGGTCTTCGACGGCAACCAGTTCGTACTCCCGAGCGTAGTAGTTCGAGAGTTTGTGTAGGAAATCATTCCGCTTGCGCTTGATGGCGAGATGGCACTCAGCGACACGCCGACGTTGGTTCTCCCAATTGTTCGACCCACGCTCTTTCCGGGAGAGTTTCCGTTGCTCCCATTCGAGCCTGTCACGTTCTTCAGAGAGGTCGAGTGATTCGACCGCTGTGCCGTCTGTATCGTGGGCATACTTCAGAATACCCACGTCAATCCCGACCATCTCGTCAGTGTCAATATCCTCCAGCGGTGGCTTGGCTGGCGGTTCTGTGTCCATCTCGATGCCGAAGATGGCGAACCACTCGCCAGTTTTCTCCTTTTTGAGCGTGACTTCCTTGACCGTAGCGTCGTCAGGCAGCGGTCGGTGGAACTCGATGGGGATGGCTGCGAGTTTCGACAGTGACAACACAGTCTGCCCACTCTTCTTGTCGAGTTCGAAGCCAGACTGGTTGTACGTAAAACTGCGAAACTCCCGAGGTGACTTCCACCGAAGTTCACCGACTTTGTAGCCCTGCTCTTTGAGGTTTCCGAGAGCTTTGACGTTCTTGGCGACCCGCATGACGGTGGGCTGGAGTACCTTCGAGTAGACATCAGTGAGTGCATCCCACCAGTCTTTGAGATCGGGAAGCTCGTCACGGATTTTGCGGACACGCTGTTTGACGGTACCCTCGTCTTCGGGGATTTGGTTGAAGCGGTACAGGGCGTGGTTATAGAGTTGTCTACAGGTATCGCGGTGGTAGTCCAGCGTCTCGCGCTGGTCTTCTGTCGGCTTGAGGCGATACCTGTAGTTGTAGTTCATCGGTTACTCGTCAGGCTCAGAGGTTCTGACGATTTTTACGTCTGCGCCACGCCACCGTTTTGGGACGAGGACGTGTGCGCCGTTGCCAGTGGCTTTCACCTCGCCGTCGATGACTTCGTGGCCTTCGATTTCGTGTCTATCCATCACCTGTGTTTAAACTTTGTTTCAACATAACTGTGTCGGTGCGTTGGCCTGTGGGTTGGGAATAGAAGAGTGTATTGACGATGATGACGGCGGTGTATCCCCTCCCTACTGCGCTACTCGGCCTTCGGCCTGCGTTGCTCCTTGAGGAAGGGAGCTTACCGCCTACATTCAGCTAATTCGAGCGCCGGCATCCGAGAAAGGATTTTGTGAGTCTGTATACAACCGCATACCATTCGTCTTTAGTTAAGCTTGATAGTAATACAATTCCGAAAAGTATGCTTGTCAGTATTAGATGTAGGAGAAGCCACAGATGAGACACCAGTACCGGCGAGATCGAGCGATAAGCAACCATCACAAACGGCGTTTTCTTGCCGTATCTGGTGTGGCTGGGCCGTATTTGAGCAAAAACCACAGCTATCGAGTATTACTGAAGATATTAACTAAAGACGAATGAACCGCATACTCATGGCGAAGAGCATCCGCCTCTCCGAGGAGGCCTACGATCGGCTCGCCGCCCACAAGCGGGAGGACGAGACGTTCTCCGACGTCGTTCTCCGGCTCGCCGGCGAGCGATCACTGCTCGAACTCGCCGGCATTCTGAGCGACGACGAGGCCGACGCGCTCCGTGAAGCCGTCGAAGAGCGGCGCGATCGGCGCGCGGCCGAGATAGATTAAACCGACCACACCGCCGCCTTCGACCCGTTTTTGTGCCGCGCGACCGTACCGATCCCATGAACCTGACCGCGGTGTTACACGCCGGGTTCGGCGTATCGGTTCTGGCCGGGATCCTCGTGTCGGACACGACGCTCCGAATTGCCGCCTTCGCGCTCGGCGTCGTCCTCTTCGTCGCCGGCATCGTCGTCTCGCGACGCGGCGACTGAGCGCAACCGAGACGGCGCGCGCCCTTTTTCACTCGCAACCGCCTACGAACCTCAGTGACAGTCACGAGCGTCCACGACCCGAGCCACCGTGAGGCCCTCTGGGAGCTTGAGGACGCCTTCGAGCGCGGCGACCTCGTCAGCGCCTTCGGCACCTGTACAGTCTCGTACGAGGGCCGCGCCGCCTCGGACCTCGGCCCCGGCGACCGGCTGCTCGTGTTGAAGCCCGACGGCGCCGCCCTCGTCCACACCGACGAGGGGCGCAAACCGGTCAACTGGCAGCCCCCGGGGTCGGAACACCACGCCGCGGTGCGCGAGGGGCGACTCCGCGTGCGCTCGACCCGAAGCAACCCCGACGAGAGCCTGACGGTCCGCTTCTCGGACGTCCACCAGCTCTCCGCGATGTCCGTGACGGGCGGCCGCGACCTCACCCTCCACGGCAGCGAGG is a window encoding:
- a CDS encoding dihydroneopterin aldolase family protein — encoded protein: MATDAQQACFEAGIKFGSLYHQFAGTPVSPSSARSLEAAMAEAIENQPHCEAVDVTVHDDRVADAIDHENGYTELTGSLMDVRMRIAYEGVTVRTRMEMEDGYPLMKLVEVVDGGRSGSGDADTSLDADSSPGADPNA
- a CDS encoding LEA type 2 family protein; amino-acid sequence: MALDRIVSALTAGKLRIAVVALAVVAAAVGGAFALGVLGVPSVAAVNNSFGDVTNETTVVETDLVVSNPNPIGVGLDGVSIDYTVSMNDVEMASGGREGVSVASGNSSIAFETDLDNDAIPPWWTSHVRNDERTTVAIDARITSDLLGRGTNLTRTRQVETDLIGAFASEETRPVNADAPLVDDPVLYVNETRGRWGTVSEAETPIEMEFDVYNPNLEPYVVSEIGYDVTMNDVEMGSGSTDSEYVIPSYGSETVELSAALRNERLDEWWVTHLNESDNGHQVSDLRIEFYAVVELPSGEELTVPLDALTYEETIETDIFDEGLDRGEGSDAGNSTDSDGSDDGTSDGENTTDDGENTSDGGGDNTSDGGSGDDNTSDGGSGDDNTSDDDSGDDDGGLLPLIVGR
- a CDS encoding amidohydrolase; the protein is MNQLRVSSGRVLRPDGRVERADVAVDRDEGTIRAVGSPDEVDDTLDGAAAEALDASGSLVIPGLVNAHTHVAMTLLRGYADDKPLDPWLREDIWPAEAELTPDDVEAGAELGAVEMIRSGTTAFADMYFAMDRVADAVDRAGLRARLGHGVVTVGKDDADARADVEESLAVARELDGAADGRIRTAFMPHSLTTVGEEFLREGVAEAREAGVPVHLHANETTDEVEPIVEERGERPIAYADDLDALGPDDFFAHGVHVDDSEIDRLAAAGTAVVHCPASNMKLASGMAPVQRLREGGVTVALGTDGAASNNDLDLFDEMRDAAMLGKLAADDASAVPAEAVVEMATQGGADALNLPGGRIEEGAAADLAVVDLDAPHLTPVHDPVSHLAYAARGSDVRHTVCDGQVLMRDREVLTLNAEAVQKRAAAAASDLVDRVESA
- a CDS encoding DNA primase is translated as MSERTTAILLIAVVALGAMTGVAAADGQFDVAVDTDADGTSTVTVIENDTAVENATVVVSVVDAENESYAGAGEYETDANGTVDLEAPEEDVTVEVTAAAGNDTAATTVELEAPDGLELDVADTDGEPVVTVTDNDTAVENATVNVTVADPANESYAGTGDYETDENGTVGLPAAEEDVTVDVTATYENESVSETVEIEAPDGLELDVENTDGEPIVTVTNDDEAAENASVTVELADDAGENASYAGTGDYETDENGTVDLPAAEEDVTVEITAEYENESVSTTADLTVGDEGDEADEQAFGQLVQEFIDGLENRDGGIGSAVSDFVTENNPGNAPDHAGGPGGPDEADDDDDENESDAPGNAPDHAGGPDGEDDGERGPPAHAGPGGDDADDDDADDEEDDADEDETENDADDEDETEDDEAEEDEAEAEDGDDDDDDEDETEDDDDDGESGPPDHAGGPGGN
- a CDS encoding adenosylhomocysteinase — encoded protein: MSETAYPPVSQHLSDVEAAREEGRRKMDWALQHMPILNALRDEFVDEQPLDGETIAMAMHVEAKTANLVELLAEGGAEVAITGCNPLSTHDDVSAALDAHESITSYAVRGVDDEEYYDAMHACIAHGPTITVDDGMDMVKLVHEEYPDLIDSIVGGAEETTTGVDRLRAMDADGELHYPVFAVNDTPMKQLFDNVHGTGESSLATIAMTTNLSWAGKNVVVGGYGQCGKGVAKKASGQNANVIVCEVDPRKALEAHMEGYEVLPMTEAAKKGDVFITTTGNRDVITREHFEEMDDGVLLANAGHFDVEVNLDDLDDLAVDRYEVRDGVEGFEMEDGRVLNVIAEGRLVNLAAPIALGHPVEVMDQSFGVQAVVVRELAANGDAYDAGVHDVPDELDREVADIKLAAEGVEYDELSDEQREYMGSWEHGT
- a CDS encoding RNA-guided endonuclease InsQ/TnpB family protein: MNYNYRYRLKPTEDQRETLDYHRDTCRQLYNHALYRFNQIPEDEGTVKQRVRKIRDELPDLKDWWDALTDVYSKVLQPTVMRVAKNVKALGNLKEQGYKVGELRWKSPREFRSFTYNQSGFELDKKSGQTVLSLSKLAAIPIEFHRPLPDDATVKEVTLKKEKTGEWFAIFGIEMDTEPPAKPPLEDIDTDEMVGIDVGILKYAHDTDGTAVESLDLSEERDRLEWEQRKLSRKERGSNNWENQRRRVAECHLAIKRKRNDFLHKLSNYYAREYELVAVEDLEVKGMLESPRNSRNTASAAWTTFTDMLETKCEREGTHFVEVDPDGTTKECAQCGVETDKPLWVREHSCPACGFEADRDANAAWNILSRGLTELGVGHSEETPVETALPAGTTPVPAKRVVEAGSPCLKEPPKAASRQG
- a CDS encoding DUF2080 family transposase-associated protein, encoding MDRHEIEGHEVIDGEVKATGNGAHVLVPKRWRGADVKIVRTSEPDE
- a CDS encoding antitoxin VapB family protein, which gives rise to MAKSIRLSEEAYDRLAAHKREDETFSDVVLRLAGERSLLELAGILSDDEADALREAVEERRDRRAAEID
- the nucS gene encoding endonuclease NucS is translated as MTVTSVHDPSHREALWELEDAFERGDLVSAFGTCTVSYEGRAASDLGPGDRLLVLKPDGAALVHTDEGRKPVNWQPPGSEHHAAVREGRLRVRSTRSNPDESLTVRFSDVHQLSAMSVTGGRDLTLHGSEEDLRTRILERPELVEPGFEPRETERPSSAGPMDVFGVDADGTPIVVELKRRRVGPDAVGQLARYVRALREELGVDDTAGGDDADGDDAPAVRGVLVAPSVTDRAAERLADRGFDHVALDPTPEE